Proteins encoded by one window of Melanotaenia boesemani isolate fMelBoe1 chromosome 10, fMelBoe1.pri, whole genome shotgun sequence:
- the LOC121647055 gene encoding interferon-induced transmembrane protein 1-like, protein MNPANPTQQYPAETIPFHGMRYNGTPGQPKSSTQNVWRPATDPAYPTQNYSAETVPLQRTRYEDPLGQPQRSTVVQHTTVDINSEPPQDHIIWSICNLVYGNLCFLGLAALVFSVKARDRKMVGDLNGAKHYGTTARCLNIWATVLVSLIFFIIFILVIASIA, encoded by the exons ATGAATCCTGCAAACCCAACTCAACAGTACCCAGCTGAGACCATCCCCTTCCACGGAATGAGGTACAATGGGACCCCTGGACAACCTAAGAGTTCTACCCAAAATGTTTGGCGGCCAGCAACAGATCCTGCTTACCCAACTCAAAACTACTCAGCAGAGACTGTTCCCTTGCAGAGGACAAGGTACGAAGACCCCCTTGGACAGCCCCAGAGGTCTACAGTGGTTCAGCACACCACTGTGGACATCAACTCTGAGCCCCCCCAGGACCACATCATTTGGTCAATCTGCAACCTTGTCTATGGAAACCTATGTTTTCTTGGACTAGCAGCTCTCGTCTTCTCTGTCAAG GCCAGAGATCGGAAGATGGTTGGAGATCTGAATGGTGCCAAACACTACGGCACCACTGCTCGCTGCCTCAACATCTGGGCCACAGTCCTGGTCTCCCTGATATTCTTTATTATCTTCATTTTGGTTATTGCTAGCATTGCATAG
- the cat gene encoding catalase, whose amino-acid sequence MAENRDKTTDQMKIWKESRGSQKPDVLTTGAGHPIGDKVNLQTAGPRGPLLVQDVVFTDEMAHFDRERIPERVVHAKGAGAFGYFGVTHDISRYCKAKVFEHVGKTTPIAVRFSTVAGESGSADTVRDPRGFAVKFYTEEGNWDLTGNNTPIFFIRDALLFPSFIHSQKRNPQTHMKDPDMVWDFWSLRPESLHQVSFLFSDRGLPDGFRHMNGYGSHTFKLVNADGERVYCKFHYKTDQGIKNLPVEEAEHLASTNPDYAIGDLFNAISNGNYPSWTFYIQVMTFEQAEKFQFNPFDLTKVWSHKEYPLIPVGKMVFNRNPVNYFAEVEQLAFDPSNMPPGIEPSPDKMLQGRLFSYPDTHRHRLGANYLQLPVNCPFRARVANYQRDGPMCMFDNQGGAPNYYPNSFSAPETQPRFVESKFKVSPDVARYNSEDEDNVTQVRAFYTQVLNEEERQRLCQNMAGALKGAQLFIQKRMVENLKAVHPDYGNRVQTLLNKYNAEAKKNTSVHVYSRPGASAVAASSKM is encoded by the exons atggctgaaaacagAGATAAAACTACCGACCAAATGAAGATATGGAAGGAGAGTAGAGGCTCTCAG aaaccAGATGTATTGACTACAGGAGCTGGCCATCCCATTGGAGACAAGGTGAACCTGCAAACTGCAGGACCAAGAGGCCCACTGCTAGTCCAAGATGTGGTCTTTACAGATGAGATGGCCCACTTTGACCGGGAGAGAATCCCAGAGAGAGTGGTGCATGCAAAAGGGGCAG GGGCGTTTGGTTACTTTGGGGTCACTCATGATATCAGTCGCTACTGCAAGGCCAAAGTCTTTGAACATGTTGGCAAGACAACACCCATCGCTGTCCGTTTCTCCACTGTGG CTGGGGAGTCTGGGTCGGCAGACACGGTCCGAGATCCAAGAGGCTTTGCCGTCAAGTTTTACACTGAGGAGGGCAACTGGGACCTGACAGGCAACAACACCCCCATTTTCTTCATCAGGGATGCTCTGCTG tttccatccttcatccattcCCAAAAACGCAATCCTCAAACACATATGAAAGACCCTGACATGGTGTGGGACTTCTGGAGTCTGAGGCCTGAAAGTCTGCATCAG GTGTCTTTCCTTTTCAGCGATCGAGGTCTGCCTGATGGCTTTCGTCACATGAATGGCTACGGCTCTCACACTTTCAAACTGGTCAACGCTGATGGTGAACGTGTCTACTGCAAGTTCCACTACAAG ACTGATCAAGGAATAAAGAACCTGCCAGTGGAGGAGGCAGAACATCTGGCATCCACCAACCCAGATTATGCCATTGGAGACCTTTTCAATGCAATTTCCAATGGCAACTACCCATCCTGGACTTTTTATATCCAGGTCATGACCTTTGAGCAGGCAGAGAAGTTCCAGTTCAACCCCTTTGATCTTACTAAG GTGTGGTCACATAAGGAATACCCCTTGATCCCTGTGGGCAAAATGGTCTTCAACAGGAACCCGGTCAATTACTTTGCAGAGGTGGAGCAGCTGGCCTTTGACCCCAGCAACATGCCACCAGGCATTGAGCCCAGCCCCGACAAGATGCTGCAG GGTCGGCTCTTTTCCTACCCCGACACACATCGACACCGACTGGGAGCCAACTACCTGCAGCTCCCTGTCAACTGTCCCTTCAGGGCTCGTGTGGCCAACTACCAGCGAGATGGTCCAATGTGCATGTTTGACAACCAAG GTGGCGCTCCAAACTACTATCCGAACAGCTTTAGCGCACCGGAGACCCAGCCTCGGTTTGTTGAGTCCAAGTTCAAAGTGTCTCCAGACGTGGCGCGTTACAACAGTGAAGATGAAGACAATGTCACACAG GTTCGTGCCTTCTACACTCAAGTGCTGAATGAAGAGGAGCGCCAGAGACTCTGCCAGAACATGGCCGGTGCCCTCAAAGGAGCCCAGCTCTTTATCCAGAAGCGCATG GTGGAGAACTTGAAAGCTGTCCATCCAGACTATGGAAACAGAGTTCAGACCCTCCTGAATAAGTACAACGCAGAGGCCAAGAAG aACACAAGTGTGCACGTCTACAGCCGTCCAGGAGCGTCAGCCGTCGCTGCATCCTCAAAGATGTGA